The following coding sequences lie in one Fusarium poae strain DAOMC 252244 chromosome 1, whole genome shotgun sequence genomic window:
- a CDS encoding hypothetical protein (TransMembrane:5 (n3-14c20/21o36-60i98-118o138-160i172-190o279-299i)~BUSCO:11795at5125) — translation MRLGWYAGASTALAGTVVLSAFYQRANFYSAMVYLAQSNFCLLVLVNFALLSYSSFIYSLTRLFYGPLRAVEVEQLTERAWFAITETCLAMTIFREEIGAWFLVMFAALITGKVWGWIGDGRVEVLEQQPPANPRLFHLRLSVSLTLSFIYDIYILRYTINTVIQQARPNMMVMFLFEFAVLATSSWRTAARYALSLTEHNIQEQQKRKRLAERRQEVREEREAIVRQREAAAAAGEEVSNDPLPNEDDIDEMDIEVPGWSAKGEFVLWLDLATDLVKLGIYIVFFFMLLTFYGLPIHIMRDLFMTARDFIKRLSALLRYRKAIQEMNRYPDATQEELTREDTCIICREEMRPWDPENNPGAMDRIRPKKLPCGHILHLGCLKSWLERQQVCPTCRSPVTLNENTRAAQNRAAGLGIQIGRGGRPVERQQPGNLFGQQNGGAQPEQRPAPPRVFNLGPFRVGFGANGQQVRELAQQFGMPQAAPNQQGPAPPTPGAGTPTVTGHTAPATPLPTGDHLQNAGNLLLQADQLIQRELQSALMAHQEVQTLQLLQAELQRLRQRHQNPDQAQNPQTHPIPPPILPLAQSLLHQPYPVPLQMQMQMPMPTNFPQFPGIPPRNPSPLMARHGAPPNAVPIPSGSSELPEGVVIPPGWSLLPLQRLDGSQASTQHSPQVGPQAAMADNISVAQSPFAARQPSPIGSRNQETQPAENASVPTSTEQRPLQFPTQLTRAVDPPQVVAPSPRLPNWGGSAQLFGSNSRLDQNEHGPQSELQTEANSSQSAPAEVIPQSSPAAEHTPQGSSPSHSEDDEEPESSSLKGKAKAVTVEDVEDEEDKDAIKED, via the exons ATGCGACTTGGCTGGTATGCTGGG GCCTCGACGGCCCTTGCAGGCACCGTTGTGCTCTCAGCTTTCTATCAACGGGCCAACTTTTATTCGGCAATGGTATATCTCGCTCAGAGTAACTTTTGCTTATTG GTCTTGGTCAACTTTGCGCTACTCTCCTACAGTAGCTTTATCTACAGCTTAACACGATTGTTCTACGGACCCCTCCGTGCTGTCGAAGTCGAGCAACTCACAGAGCGTGCCTGGTTTGCTATTACGGAAACATGCCTGGCCATGACCATCTTCCGGGAAGAAATAGGCGCTTGGTTTCTCGTAATGTTCGCCGCTTTAATCACTGGTAAAGTTTGGGGATGGATCGGTGATGGACGAGTCGAGGTTCTCGAGCAACAGCCGCCTGCAAACCCACGTCTGTTTCATTTGCGACTTAGCGTGTCGCTCACTCTCAGCTTCATCTACGACATCTACATCCTCCGATACACGATCAATACGGTTATACAACAAGCGAGACCCAACATGATGGTTATGTTCCTCTTTGAGTTTGCGGTGTTGGCGACGAGTTCATGGCGGACAGCTGCCCGATATGCGCTGTCATTGACGGAGCACAATATTCAGGAGCAGCAGAAGCGCAAGCGACTCGCTGAAAGGAGACAGGAAGTTAGAGAGGAGCGAGAGGCGATTGTACGACAGCGTGAAGCAGCTGCAGCAGCAGGCGAAGAAGTATCCAATGACCCTCTCCCGAACGAGGACGACATTGATGAAATGGATATCGAAGTCCCCGGTTGGTCTGCTAAAGGAGAATTTGTTCTTTGGCTTGACCTTGCGACTG ATTTGGTCAAACTTGGCATATatatcgtcttcttcttcatgctCCTTACATTCTATGGATTACCGATCCATATAATGAGAGACCTCTTCATGACGGCACGCGACTTCATCAAGAGACTGAGCGCTTTACTGAGATACCGAAAAGCCATCCAAGAGATGAACCGCTACCCCGATGCCACCCAGGAAGAGCTTACACGAGAGGATACCTGTATCATCTGCCGTGAAGAAATGCGACCCTGGGATCCCGAGAACAACCCGGGAGCTATGGATAGAATTCGCCCAAAGAAGCTACCCTGTGGACATATTTTGCATCTTGGCTGCCTCAAGAGCTGGCTCGAAAGGCAGCAAGTGTGCCCTACCTGCCGTAGCCCTGTTACGCTCAACGAGAACACTCGCGCGGCTCAAAATCGGGCTGCTGGACTTGGAATACAGATAGGAAGGGGAGGACGCCCTGTGGAACGGCAGCAGCCGGGAAACCTTTTTGGACAGCAGAATGGAGGTGCTCAACCCGAACAACGACCAGCTCCGCCACGAGTTTTCAATCTCGGCCCTTTCCGTGTTGGCTTCGGAGCCAATGGGCAGCAAGTTAGAGAACTTGCGCAGCAATTTGGCATGCCTCAAGCTGCTCCTAACCAACAAGGACCAGCCCCCCCTACTCCTGGTGCCGGCACACCTACTGTTACTGGCCATACTGCCCCGGCGACTCCTCTTCCCACTGGCGATCACTTACAGAACGCTGGAAATCTGCTACTCCAGGCAGATCAGTTGATCCAACGCGAACTGCAATCAGCTCTGATGGCGCATCAAGAGGTACAgactcttcagcttctccaAGCAGAGTTACAACGCCTCAGACAGAGACATCAAAATCCAGACCAGGCACAAAACCCACAGACACACCCGATACCACCTCCCATTCTTCCACTAGCTCAATCCCTATTGCACCAGCCTTACCCTGTGCCACTacagatgcagatgcagatgccGATGCCTACAAACTTCCCGCAATTCCCTGGCATTCCTCCACGGAACCCAAGTCCCCTGATGGCTCGGCATGGTGCTCCCCCTAACGCGGTGCCAATCCCCTCTGGCAGTTCTGAACTCCCCGAAGGAGTCGTGATTCCACCTGGTTGGTCTTTATTGCCCCTGCAACGTCTCGATGGCAGCCAAGCTTCAACACAGCACTCGCCCCAAGTAGGCCCCCAAGCTGCGATGGCAGATAATATCAGTGTGGCTCAATCTCCGTTCGCCGCCAGACAACCTTCTCCCATCGGCAGCCGGAACCAAGAAACCCAACCAGCCGAGAATGCATCTGTCCCTACTTCTACTGAGCAACGTCCCCTTCAATTCCCAACGCAGCTCACGCGTGCCGTTGACCCCCCTCAGGTCGTTGCGCCGAGCCCTCGTTTGCCAAACTGGGGAGGCTCAGCCCAACTATTTGGTAGCAATTCTCGTCTAGACCAGAATGAGCATGGGCCCCAGAGCGAGTTGCAGACAGAGGCAAACTCAAGCCAGTCCGCTCCAGCAGAGGTCATACCTCAGTCAAGTCCAGCAGCTGAACATACGCCACAAGGATCTTCACCATCGCAtagtgaagatgatgaagagccGGAAAGTAGCTCTTTGAAAGGCAAGGCCAAAGCGGTGACTGTGGAGGAcgttgaggatgaggaggataAGGATGCTATAAAGGAGGATTGA
- a CDS encoding hypothetical protein (BUSCO:21681at5125~CAZy:GT8), giving the protein MAVQDIKGEQIYATLLLSDSYLPGALVLAHSLRDAGATRKLAVLVTLDSVSEESITQLKDVYDYVFPVPRIRNDHPANLYLMNRSDLHSAFTKINLWKLTNFSKIVYIDADVVAYRAPEELFDISHPFAAAPDIGWPDLFNTGVMVLNPNMGDFYAMIAMAERGISFDGADQGLINMHFGQQYHRLSFTYNVTPSAHYQYVPAYRHFQSSINMVHFIGANKPWFTGRDAPSGSGPYTEMIGRWWAVYDRHYRHQENDSATQYVQYFTKGEWRPKSVQEQPSSDDQHQPDDHSSASTGQQQHGEQQVEDHQQQDEKSHDELPGSSTTRDEHRRTQGIMMHDWDAQRYPPPSGSKPEAMNFPLTHYEMSRDTAPFVPPQRYPSPPKNMWYEVPKERPGSRSKAAPEIFPWERNQPRPTRTFAGEPEPEPEPSPEESGTQLSVKTESLTESGSETKNQSSTSTPTVQVTPSNPWTSYTRTNAWDEVPAIERYVDRLHGGGHRRGKSSTSSTGHVKSPTTGAWQDDQNSSKLRGLKLTDFPSAVERPSLPVTPAPVHRNTFFADDDAENEDETTKKLPEAEGVPTQSDWVCVHGRRWRPTDCLCEVTDLILQHQDPIEQLQKLAKQQSDVLLKRLGGDGEVVGGVSREIPTRPLPFGSGDGKSPTYVALSASGVLSPQPMKGERSAGILRDMSSGRLDPESTSTSQTSTIPQPSYSGPGAAWEKGEDIPQYETPLPPKEDELDALNA; this is encoded by the exons ATGGCTGTTCAAGATATCAAAGGCGAGCAGATCTATGCTACG CTTCTTCTGAGCGATTCCTATCTTCCTG GCGCACTCGTCCTCGCTCACTCTCTTCGCGATGCCGGAGCCACTCGCAAGTTGGCAGTCTTGGTTACGCTCGATTCTGTATCCGAGGAGTCTATCACACAACTCAAG GACGTCTACGACTATGTCTTCCCTGTTCCACGCATTCGCAATGACCACCCAGCCAACCTGTACCTGATGAACCGTAGCGATCTTCACTCAGCTTTCACCAAGATCAACCTGTggaaactcaccaacttctcAAAAATCGTCTATATTGACGCCGATGTCGTCGCATACCGAGCTCCTGAGGAGCTTTTTGACATATCCCATCCCTTTGCTGCCGCTCCAGATATCGGTTGGCCAGATCTTTTCAACACTGGTGTAATGGTCTTGAATCCCAACATGGGAGACTTTTATGCTATGATCGCCATGGCTGAGAGGGGCATCTCTTTTGATGGTGCCGATCAGGGTCTGATCAACATGCACTTTGGCCAACAATACCATCGCTTAAGCTTCACCTACAACGTCACGCCATCTGCACATTACCAGTACGTCCCCGCCTACCGACACTTTCAGTCCAGCATCAACATGGTTCACTTCATTGGCGCAAATAAACCGTGGTTTACCGGCCGAGACGCACCTTCTGGCAGTGGCCCCTATACCGAAATGATAGGACGATGGTGGGCTGTCTACGACAGGCACTATCGACACCAG GAAAACGATTCCGCCACCCAGTATGTTCAATACTTTACAAAGGGAGAATGGCGTCCCAAGTCAGTTCAAGAGCAACCTTCTTCCGATGACCAACACCAACCTGATGATCACAGCTCGGCTTCCACCGGACAACAACAGCATGGTGAGCAGCAAGTCGAGGATCATCAGCAACAAGACGAAAAATCTCACGACGAACTTCCAGGCTCCAGTACAACCCGCGACGAACACCGCCGGACCCAGGGAATCATGATGCATGATTGGGATGCGCAAAG ATACCCCCCTCCCTCCGGTTCGAAGCCCGAAGCGATGAACTTCCCTCTCACTCATTACGAAATGTCCCGTGACACTGCACCGTTTGTTCCTCCTCAGCGTTACCCGAGTCCGCCAAAGAACATGTGGTACGAAGTACCAAAGGAGAGGCCTGGTTCCCGGTCAAAGGCTGCTCCGGAGATCTTTCCCTGGGAACGAAATCAACCTCGACCCACGAGAACTTTTGCAGGAGAGCCTGagccagaaccagaaccaaGCCCTGAAGAGTCTGGTACACAACTTTCGGTAAAAACTGAAAGCCTTACAGAATCCGGATCCGAAACAAAGAACCAATCTAGCACATCCACCCCTACAGTACAGGTTACGCCATCCAACCCCTGGACATCATACACACGCACAAATGCTTGGGACGAGGTGCCTGCTATCGAACGGTATGTTGACCGTCTGCATGGCGGCGGCCATCGACGTGGTAAGAGTTCGACCTCCTCGACAGGTCACGTAAAAAGCCCTACAACCGGTGCATGGCAGGACGACCAGAACAGCTCCAAGCTGCGAGGTCTGAAGCTCACCGATTTTCCCAGTGCTGTTGAACGCCCTAGCTTGCCAGTTACCCCGGCCCCGGTCCACCGAAACACCTTTTTTGCAGATGACGACGCCGAAAATGAAGACGAGACAACGAAAAAGCTTCCTGAAGCTGAAGGCGTTCCGACGCAGTCCGACTGGGTATGTGTGCACGGAAGACGTTGGAGACCTACAGACTGCCTGTGCGAGGTGACTGACTTGATCCTACAACACCAGGATCCTATCGAACAACTCCAGAAATTGGCCAAGCAGCAATCGGATGTATTACTTAAGAGATTGGGTGGTGATGGAGAAGTAGTAGGAGGAGTGAGTCGCGAGATACCAACACGCCCGTTGCCCTTTGGTTCGGGAGATGGAAAGTCACCTACTTATGTTGCATTATCCGCCTCAGGTGTGTTAAGCCCACAGCCGATGAAAGGCGAAAGATCAGCAGGCATATTGCGCGATATGAGCAGTGGCCGTCTCGACCCCGAGTCAACTTCAACCTCGCAAACGTCAACGATACCCCAACCCAGTTACTCCGGACCCGGCGCCGCATGGGAGAAGGGTGAAGATATACCGCAGTACGAAACGCCCTTACCGCCCAAGGAAGATGAACTGGATGCCCTTAACGCCTAG
- a CDS encoding hypothetical protein (TransMembrane:6 (i159-180o186-208i229-250o262-285i305-325o331-355i)~BUSCO:25094at5125) has product MTPDNSIRAAHLSSIEPARSSSRHSTTHNGSSTAFEPAMADDNETIARNVSHMTDVESQTTATGRRQPSPSDNDPYGLSRGYKTESDLADIKANTSRKRDSLPGRKCLPSKLGSKIKARKLQGFYKNQNAAIDRMLKSVEEHRDEARDQHGEDQLKFRIAVWGSLAANIALSAIQLFAAISSGSLSLFTTMADSIFDPLSNLTLILSARAIRSVDARRFPAGKARLETVGNIVFCFLMIAVSLIIIAFACQELAQAKADKDFHLPAVISVCCAFATKFALFLYCWALKDKYSQVNILWQDHRNDLLINGFGILTATGGAKLVWWIDPMGAILLSLLISGIWLCTAFGEFLLVVGITAPVETQQLITYVCVTHDDAIVGIDTVRVYHSGPRLIAEVDIVMEPTQTLQESHDIAEALQIKLEDLPDIERAYVHIDYETTHKPEHAFKKDM; this is encoded by the coding sequence ATGACGCCTGACAACAGCATCCGGGCCGCCCACCTTTCATCTATCGAACCCGCTCGAAGTAGCTCAAGGCACTCGACCACACATAATGGCTCTAGCACTGCTTTCGAGCCTGCCATGGCCGATGATAACGAGACTATCGCTAGAAACGTTTCGCACATGACCGATGTCGAGAGCCAGACTACCGCCACCGGACGCAGGCAGCCCAGTCCCAGTGACAATGATCCGTATGGCCTCTCCCGTGGATACAAAACAGAGTCTGATCTCGCCGATATCAAAGCCAACACGTCGCGGAAGCGGGATAGTCTCCCTGGACGCAAATGCTTGCCCAGCAAGTTGGGTTCTAAGATCAAAGCTCGCAAGCTACAAGGCTTCTACAAAAATCAGAATGCGGCAATTGATCGCATGCTCAAGTCGGTCGAGGAGCATCGTGACGAAGCTCGCGACCAGCATGGTGAGGATCAACTCAAGTTCCGTATCGCTGTTTGGGGTTCCTTGGCAGCCAACATTGCATTGTCGGCCATTCAGCTTTTTGCTGCCATCTCGTCAGGCTCGCTTTCGCTTTTCACCACCATGGCCGACTCTATTTTCGACCCTCTTAGTAACCTCACCCTCATCCTGTCGGCCAGAGCCATCCGCAGTGTCGATGCTCGACGTTTCCCTGCTGGCAAGGCTCGTCTTGAGACTGTAGGAAATATTGTGTTTTGCTTTCTCATGATCGCCGTCTCCCTCATCATCATTGCATTCGCATGTCAAGAGTTGGCACAGGCGAAAGCCGACAAGGACTTTCATCTTCCTGCCGTCATCTCGGTCTGCTGCGCCTTCGCCACCAAGTTCGCCCTTTTCCTCTACTGCTGGGCGCTCAAGGACAAATACAGCCAAGTAAATATCCTCTGGCAGGACCATCGTAATGATCTTCTCATCAACGGCTTTGGTATTCTTACTGCTACTGGTGGTGCGAAGCTGGTCTGGTGGATTGACCCCATGGGTGCCATTCTTCTCTCGCTCCTTATCTCTGGCATCTGGCTATGCACCGCTTTCGGCGAGTTCCTGCTTGTCGTCGGCATCACAGCTCCTGTTGAGACGCAGCAGCTTATTACATACGTGTGCGTCACGCACGACGATGCAATTGTTGGTATTGACACCGTTCGTGTTTATCACTCGGGTCCTCGTTTGATCGCCGAGGTGGACATTGTCATGGAGCCGACACAGACTCTCCAGGAGAGCCACGACATTGCAGAGGCGCTTCAGATCAAGCTGGAGGATCTCCCTGATATTGAGCGAGCATACGTTCACATCGACTATGAGACCACTCACAAACCAGAACACGCATTTAAGAAGGACATGTAG
- a CDS encoding hypothetical protein (MEROPS:MER0036114~BUSCO:37748at5125), with product MSTEVEGTFEVADASLYTKTWTPQGPVKAKVIHVHGFSDHINWYDDVYRILASSGIQVFGFDQRGWGRSVKQPSDKGNTGATPRVISDIAAFIESKLPSDVPVFVLGHSMGGGEVLTLAADPQYAKLVSQVRGWILEAPFIGFAPEEVPSWFKIVAGRLACKILPRFQLKHQLDVMNLTRKTEVAKGFKEDPLCHDTGTLEGLASLLDRTAALQSGSVKLGKEVKSLWLGHGDHDKACSYEAAMEFAKNQDIEDKVVKTYVGGYHALHVDLCQEEYAKDITAWILERSTGERPIEAKL from the exons ATGTCGACCGAGGTTGAAGGAACCTTTGAGGTGGCAGACGCCAGCCTCTACACCAAGACTTGGACA CCTCAGGGCCCCGTTAAAGCCAAGGTGATCCATGTTCATGGCTTCAGCGATCACATCAACTGGTACGATGACGTGTATCGAATTTTGGCTTCTAGCGGCATTCAAGTCTTTGGTTTTGACCAAAGAGGCTGGGGCCGCAGCGTCAAGCAACCCTCTGACAAAGGAAACACCGGCGCAACACCGCGCGTAATTTCTGATATTGCAGCATTCATCGAGAGCAAGCTGCCTTCTGATGTCCCGGTTTTTGTTCTGGGCCATTCGATGGGTGGAGGCGAGGTTCTCACACTTGCGGCCGATCCTCAGTACGCCAAGCTAGTCAGTCAAGTGCGCGGTTGGATTCTCGAGGCTCCTTTCATCGGATTCGCGCCTGAAGAAGTCCCAAGCTGGTTCAAAATTGTAGCAGGTCGGCTAGCTTGCAAGATCCTGCCGAGGTTCCAGCTCAAGCATCAACTCGACGTCATGAACTTGACGCGAAAAACCGAGGTAGCAAAGGGCTTCAAGGAAGATCCTCTCTGTCATGACACAGGTACGCTGGAAGGTCTGGCGTCGCTTCTGGACCGTACGGCGGCTCTGCAATCGGGGTCTGTAAAATTGGGCAAGGAAGTAAAGTCTCTTTGGCTCGGCCACGGAGACCACGACAAAGCCTGTAGCTATGAAGCTGCCATGGAATTCGCAAAGAACCAGGACATCGAGGACAAGGTCGTCAAGACGTATGTGGGAGGTTACCACGCTCTGCACGTGGACCTGTGCCAGGAGGAATATGCGAAGGATATTACTGCTTGGATCCTAGAGAGGAGTACAGGTGAAAGACCAATCGAGGCGAAGCTATAA